GCGAGGTCGGCCTCGATCGCCGTGCTCGTGGCGCCCCGCTCGGTCAGGGACCGGGTGATCGCCTCGGTCGCACCGGACTCGACGCCCCAGGACATGCGGGTGTCGTACGGGGTCCAGTACGTGAAGGCGATGTCCCAGCCCGACGCCGCCAGTTGACGAGCGATCCCGGCACCGATCCCGACAGTGCGCCCGACTCCGGTGACCAGGGCGAGCGGGCGGGCGGTGAGGGGAGCATGGGGGTGGTCGCGCTGAGGTTGATCCGCGTTTGTCGTCACGGGGCGCGATCGTCCATGAGCCGCGCCTGCTCAGCAACAGCTTTTCTGGGAACCATGGTTGAGCCTGCTCAGCAACGCACAGCCTCGGCTGGGTCTCCGCCTGGGACGGCGGCTCCCTCGCCGGATTAGTCAACGCCGCCTGGGACGGCGGAGTTCACGCCTTCGTCCTCGACCCGGTCGTGGCTCAGCGCTGCCGGTCGCAGGGGATCGGCGCCACCCTCATCGCCACCGCCGCGCAGCATGCCCGTACCGCCGACTGCGAGTGGCTGCACGTGGACTTCGAGGAGCGCCTTCGACCCTTCTAGCCGTCCACCATGACCACTCCGAAGACTCGCCCGGACCTCACGTCTCGTAAACCGTGGAGCGATGTCCGACATGGACGACCCACACGACCAGTTCACCGTTGTCGAGGGTGTAGATCACGCGGTAGTCGCCGACCCGGAGGCGACGGCGATCGGGCTGGGACACAAGCGCCGTGGTGCTGAATCCGAGCGGATCGCTCTCCAACTCCGTCAGCTTGGCCAGGATGCGCAGCGCCATGTCGCGGGGGACTTTCCGAAGCTCGGCCTGCGCCTCGGGCCGGAAGACCGTCCAGTACTCACTCACGCCGTGCTCATTCACCGCGCGCCAGGGTCTCCCTCATGATGTCCTCGATGGGGACGCCGGCAGAACGGTCGGCCATCCGCTCGTCGATGATCCGGTTGATCTCGCGCTCTTCCCACTGCTGGTACTTGCGCAGGACATCGATCGAGACGACGGCCGCGACTTCTTTTCCTCGTCGCGTGATCACGGTGGGCTGGTCATCGCGCTCGGCCCGCTCGACGACCTCGGCAAGGTGTGCGCGGACGTCACGGATGGACTCTATGGGCAGCTGCGTCATGCGTCCAAAGGTACCGGATGCACCATGTGTACACAACGTATCCAGGAGCAGACTCGGTCACGCCGACCGGAAGGCGGATTCCGGCGGACAGTCGCTACTCACCGCCCTCCGCCTCCCGTACGTCCACTCAGCTCGCCGGCCGCCGAAGCCGCCCCTCGTAGTGCCGCTCCAGCCCCAGGTTCCCCTCGAAGCCCCCCGGCACGTTCGCCGACACGTACACCGGCGGACGCTCCCCCGCCTCGATCAGTACCGCCGCCGTCTCCGCGACCGCCATCTGCACCAGCATCACGCCGGTCAGTGTGGACAGGGCGCACACCGCGCCGCCGCCCGGCAGTTCCAGCAGCGCGTCGCCCGTGGGGGCCTCGTTGTCCAGCACCACGTCCGCGATGTCGGCCAGCTTCTTGCCGCTGGTGTGGGCCGCCGGAACCGTGCGGGTGTGGGTGAGGGAGGTGATCGCGAGGATCTTGTGGCCGCGTTCCTTCGCGTGGAGGGCCATCTCGACGATGACGTTGTTGACGCCCGAGTTGGAGATGATCACGAACAGGTCGGCGGGGTGCGGCTCGGCGAGTTCGTACAGCCGCTCGGCGATGCCCGGCTTGCGTTCCAGCAGCGGGTCGTCGAGGGCGCTGGGGGCGTCGCCACCGTAGAGGACGAGGTCGGCCATGCTCAGGCGGTTGGTCGGGACGAGGCCGCCGGCGCGGCCGGCCAGTTCCAGGACGAGGGCCTGGGAGTGCCCCGTACCGAAGGCCTGGATCACGCCGTCCGCGCGGACGCAGTCCGCGATCAGCCCGGCGGCGCGGGTCACCGACTCCTGGACCGCCTCCGACCCCGTGATGCGGTCGAGAACGGCCCGGCTCTCGCGCGCGAAGCCCTGGGCACTGACCGCACTGACCGACTCGACGGACACTCGAAACTCCCCACCGGTGGATTGAACCACCCGCTCTACCTTTACCGGTGAATCAATAAATCACAGTCTGCAGGCTGCGAGCAACGGGGCACGAGCAACGCCCACGGGGGTGTCCGTTCCCCGGACGGGCCTGCTGGCCGGTCCTGGGATTCAAACTGACCCAGACACGGTGGCTGATACATTCGCCCCTACCATCAAGTACAGCCGCACAGCAGTACAGCGCCGAGAAGATCGGGTTACCCCATGGAACGGACCGGCTCCGGCAACGGGATGCCCCCGACCGACGTCACCACCCTCATCCGTACGGAGCTGCCGCGCCTCGCCGGTTCCCTGCGGAAGGTGGGTGAGCTGATCCTTGAGGATCCCGCCGCCGTCACCCACTGCTCGGCCGCCGAACTGGGCCGCCGTACCGGCACCTCGCAGGCCACGGTCACCCGGTTCTGCCGTGCCATCGGCCTCGACTCCTACCAGCATCTGCTCATCGAGCTGGCCCAGGAACGCGGTCGCGGCGAGGTCTCCGACTGGGGTACCGCCGAGATCGGGCCCGACATCTCCCCCGACGACAGCCTGGAACGGGTCGTACAGGTCGTCGGCAGCGCCGATCTGCGGGCCATCCAGCAGACCATCGACCGTATCGACCTCGACTCCATCGAGCGCGCCGGACAGGCCGCCGCCCGCGCCCGCCGTATCGACGTGTACGGCGTCGGCGGCAGTGGCGCGGTCGCCCAGGAGACCGAGACGCGGCTCTTCCGTATCGGCTGCGCGGTGCGCGGCTGGACCGAGGTGCACGCCGCCCTCACCTCCGCCGCCCTCCTCACCCCCGCCGACGTCGCCATCGGCATCTCGCACTCCGGCTCCACCCGCGAGACCATCGAGCCCTTCGAGTTGGCCAAGCAGCGCGGCGCCACCACCGTGGCCATCACCGCCGATCCCAAGTCCCCGCTGGCCCGCGCGGCCGACGTACGGCTCATCTCCTCCTCCTCGGAGACCAGTTTCCGCACCGAGAGCATCGGCGCCCGCCACTCCGTGCTCGTCCTCATCGACTGCCTGTACGTCCGGGTCGCCCAGCTCTCCTACCAGCGTGCCAGCGCCTCCCTCGCCCTCACCGACCACATCGCCAGGGAGCACGCGGTGAGGTCCCGCCGCACGCGCTGAGCCGTCGCGAACTCGGCATGGAAGCCGCCTCGGGGTCACTGACCCCGAGGCGGCTTTTGCATGGATGAACCACCAAGGAAACTTGAAGATGGTTGTTTGAACCATCAGAACGGTGCACGATGGGCCCCCTCCGCTCCGCCTGTTCAGCCTGTTCCGCCTGTTCCATCCGTTTCCCCGTAGGCCTCGTAGGAGACCCATGCGCGTCACCTCAGTCGAGTCGACCGAGCTGTTCGTCGGCAGCGCCGAGCACCCGCGTCAGGTGGTGATCGCCGAAATCGGCCAGGCCACCGCCGGCCGTACGGTCCGGCTGACCGCCGACGGCCCCGGCGTCCGCGCCGAGGGGGAGACGCTCGCGACCGTCGGCGACGACGGCACCCTCCGCGCCGAGATACCCGTGGTCTGCGACCTGCCCCCCGGCGAGCGCACCCACGTCACCGTCACCGTCGAAGACGCAGAGGGCACCGAGGACACCGAGGACACCGAGGACACGGAAGGTTCCGACCGGCGGGCCTCGCTCACCGGGAGCCTGCTCGTCGCCGAGCCCGGCTGGACCATGTTCATGGTCAGCCACTTCCACTACGACCCGGTCTGGTGGAACACCCAGGCCGCCTACACCGAGACCTGGGACGTCGTCGACGATCCGGCGACCTCCGGATTCCCCGCGCGCCCCTACGACTGGCGCGGCCAGTCCGGGTTGAGCCTCGTGCGGGCGCACATCGATCTCGCGCGGCGCGACCCCGCGTACACCTTCGTGCTCGCCGAGGTCGACTACCTGAAGCCCTACTGGGACGCCTTTCCCGAAGAGCGCGCCTTTCTACGGCAGTTGCTGCGCACCGGGCGCGTCGAGATCATGGGCGGGACGTACAACGAGCCCAACACCAACCTCACCGGCGCCGAGGCGACCGTACGCAACGCCCTGTACGGCGACGGTTTCCAGCGCGGGATCCTGGGCGCCGACCCGCACACCGCCTGGCAGCTCGACGCCTTCGGGCACGACCCTCAGTTCCCGGGGCTGATGGCCGACGCGGGGCTCTCCTCCAGTTCCTGGGCCCGTGGACCCTTCCACCAGTGGGGGCCCACCATGTCCGTCTTCGGGGACGAACCCCGAGACCCCCAACGGATGCAGTTCCAGGTCGAGTTCGACTGGATCGCTCCCTCCGGACGCGGGCTGCTGACCGCGTACATGGTCAACCACTACGCCGCCGGCTGGGCCATCGACAACGCGCCCACGCTCCCGGAGGCGGAAGCCGCCGCCCTCAAGCTCTTCACCGGGCTGAAGGAGGTCGCGCTCACCCGCAACATCCTCCTCCCGGTCGGTGGCGACTATGCGCCGCCCTGCCGCTGGGTCATGGCCATCCACCGCGACTGGAACGAGCGGTACGTCTGGCCGCGCTTCGTCTCCGCGATCCCCCGCGACTTCTTCGCCGCCGTACGCGCCGAACTCGGCGCCGAAGGGCGCAGGGCCTCGCCGCAGACACGGGACATGAACCCGATCTACACCGGCAAGGACGTCTCGTACATCGACACCAAACAGGCCCAGCGGTACGGCGAGACAGTCCTCGCCGACGCCGAGGCCTGGGCGACGCTCGCCTCCCTCGTCACCGGGCGCGCCTATCCCGACGCCGCGCTCGACAAGGCCTGGCGGCAGCTGATCTACGGCGCCCACCACGACGCGGTCACCGGCTCCGAGTCCGACCAGGTGTACATCGACCTGATGACCGGCTG
This genomic interval from Streptomyces sp. B21-083 contains the following:
- a CDS encoding type II toxin-antitoxin system RelE family toxin, encoding MSEYWTVFRPEAQAELRKVPRDMALRILAKLTELESDPLGFSTTALVSQPDRRRLRVGDYRVIYTLDNGELVVWVVHVGHRSTVYET
- a CDS encoding type II toxin-antitoxin system Phd/YefM family antitoxin; this translates as MTQLPIESIRDVRAHLAEVVERAERDDQPTVITRRGKEVAAVVSIDVLRKYQQWEEREINRIIDERMADRSAGVPIEDIMRETLARGE
- a CDS encoding SIS domain-containing protein, which produces MSVESVSAVSAQGFARESRAVLDRITGSEAVQESVTRAAGLIADCVRADGVIQAFGTGHSQALVLELAGRAGGLVPTNRLSMADLVLYGGDAPSALDDPLLERKPGIAERLYELAEPHPADLFVIISNSGVNNVIVEMALHAKERGHKILAITSLTHTRTVPAAHTSGKKLADIADVVLDNEAPTGDALLELPGGGAVCALSTLTGVMLVQMAVAETAAVLIEAGERPPVYVSANVPGGFEGNLGLERHYEGRLRRPAS
- a CDS encoding MurR/RpiR family transcriptional regulator, with product MPPTDVTTLIRTELPRLAGSLRKVGELILEDPAAVTHCSAAELGRRTGTSQATVTRFCRAIGLDSYQHLLIELAQERGRGEVSDWGTAEIGPDISPDDSLERVVQVVGSADLRAIQQTIDRIDLDSIERAGQAAARARRIDVYGVGGSGAVAQETETRLFRIGCAVRGWTEVHAALTSAALLTPADVAIGISHSGSTRETIEPFELAKQRGATTVAITADPKSPLARAADVRLISSSSETSFRTESIGARHSVLVLIDCLYVRVAQLSYQRASASLALTDHIAREHAVRSRRTR